The DNA segment CCGCCGGTGACGAACACGAACTTCCGACCCAATGACGGGTCGTACCCTGTGTCGGGATCCGTTGGCATATCGACCGTCCGTCAGGGGCCGGCAAAACCGTTTCGGACCCTCCGTTTCGGGTGGGCGTTCGTTACGTTGTCGCGGCGCACCGACGGTCGCTGCCGGAAATCGGCCGCGAAGCCGAGACGGGGCACCGACCGCGCTACTCCGGCGCGGCGAGCTTGTAGCACATCCCGGCCTCGTCGGAGCCCTCCGGAGCGCGCTCGGCGTAGTATATCGCGTCGTCGGTGACATATGGGGCGCTCGTCACGTCGCCGCGCCCCTCGACCGCCCACGTCACCGAGCCGTCGGCGCGGTCGAGCGCGTAGAGGTGCGCGTCGTACGAGCCGGCGAGCACGTGCTCGTTCGTCGCGGTCACGCTGCCCGTCACCCAGCCGTTCACCGGGGTGGACCACTCCTCTTCGCCGGTCGCGAGGTCAATGGCGTACACGTTGCCGTCGTGGCTCCCGACGTAGGCGGTCCCGTCGTGGACCGCGGGCGCGCACATGACCATGTCGTCGGTCTCGAACTCCCAGAGCCCCGTGCCGTCGGCGACGTCGACGGCGGTGACCGTCTCGGCCCACGACGGGACCACCGCGATTCCGCGGCTGACAGCGATCGGCGCCTTCACGTCGCCGCCGGTGTCGTACGTCCACGCGCGCTCGCGGTCGGAGAACGACCACGCGTAGACGTTGCCATCGTTGGAGCCGAACAGGAAGCGGTCGCGCTCCAGGTCGACGGCGACCGTCGAGTGCGGGTGGTCGGTCGGCCGGTCGTCGCGCCACTCCACGTCGCCGCTCTCGGCGTCCATGACGACGACGGTCCCGCTCGGGGTCGCGTACTCGACGGCGACGTACAGCCGCCCCTCGTGGTAGGTCGGGCTGGCGGCGGCCGCGTCGCCGACGTCGGTCTGCCACAGGATCTCCCCGTCCGCGACCGAGACCGCGGAGACGACGCCGTCGTAGGTCCCCACGTACGCCGTCCCGTCCGCGATCGCGGGGGTGCCGTGGCTCCCGCGGTCGTCGTCGGAGATCGAGGTCGACCAGTTCGGCTCCCCGTCGGTCGCGATCGACTGAATGCGGCCCGTGTCGTCGGCGACGAGAACGTCGCCCGACGGCGCGAGCATCGGGCTCCCCTTCGAGGCCGTGTGGTCGCCGCGGTTCGCCGGCACGGCCCACTCCACGTCGACGGTCTCGGGAATCGTCGCGTCGATGTGGCCGTGGTTCCGGAGCCCCTGTCGGAACTGCGAGGTGAGCCCCTCGGGCGACTGCGCTCGGCCGTCGAGGTCCAGCGGGAGGTCGGCGCCCTCGAAGTCGGACTCCCCGTCGTCGCCGTCGTCCGACGGGTCGCCGCCGAGCGCGCTACAGCCAGCCAGTCCCGCGACGCCGACGCCGCCGGCGACGCGGAGCCAGTCGCGACGCGTCCGTTCGGTCATGGATCCCGGTTCGCGGGTGAGGGTAAAAAGCCATGCCGCTCGGGAGCGCGGCGGTGGGAGGGGGGCCGCCCGGAGCGAAAAGCACTCGTTGCTCGCGGCCGCACCGCACGCCCGGTATGAACTGGTCTCCGCTCCCTCCCGCGGTCGCCGCCGTCGCGGCGGCCGCGGTCGCCGTGACGCGTCGCCTCCCGCCCCTGCTCGTCGGGTCGTCGATACCGACGCCGTCGCCTGAGAGCGTCGCGCTGTACGCGCTCGGCGGGCGGTTCGTCTCGTTCCTTCTGATCTACGGCCTCCTGTTCGGGGTCGCCGTCGCCGTCGGCGCTCGTCGCGAGTCGACCGACCGCGACGCGGCGATCGTGCTGGCGACGGGGGTCCTCGCCGCGGTCGCGTACCTCGTCGCGAGCGCCGCGGTGCTGCTCGTGCTCGACCCGAGTCGCGTCCTCACGAACGCGGTCGC comes from the Halorubrum depositum genome and includes:
- a CDS encoding outer membrane protein assembly factor BamB family protein; the encoded protein is MTERTRRDWLRVAGGVGVAGLAGCSALGGDPSDDGDDGESDFEGADLPLDLDGRAQSPEGLTSQFRQGLRNHGHIDATIPETVDVEWAVPANRGDHTASKGSPMLAPSGDVLVADDTGRIQSIATDGEPNWSTSISDDDRGSHGTPAIADGTAYVGTYDGVVSAVSVADGEILWQTDVGDAAAASPTYHEGRLYVAVEYATPSGTVVVMDAESGDVEWRDDRPTDHPHSTVAVDLERDRFLFGSNDGNVYAWSFSDRERAWTYDTGGDVKAPIAVSRGIAVVPSWAETVTAVDVADGTGLWEFETDDMVMCAPAVHDGTAYVGSHDGNVYAIDLATGEEEWSTPVNGWVTGSVTATNEHVLAGSYDAHLYALDRADGSVTWAVEGRGDVTSAPYVTDDAIYYAERAPEGSDEAGMCYKLAAPE